The DNA window GCTCCGGCACCGCCACCGAATACCGCTACACGCTGAGTCCTGACGGCCACAGCGCCAGCCGCCACGCCAATGCACGCGCCAGCCTGCTGCCCGCCATGGGCCGCGCCAGCGAGGTCGTGGCCGTGGTGCCTGCGCAGGCCCTGTCCTGGCAGCGCGTGTCCCTGCCGCCCGGCATTGGCCTGCAGGCCCCGCGCCTGCGCGCTGTGCTCGACGGCCTGCTGGAAGAACGCCTGCTCGATGACCCCGCGCAACTGCACTTTGCCCTGGAGCCCGGCGCCAAGCCCGGCGCCCCCGCCTGGGTGGCCATTTGCGACCGCGCCTGGCTGCGCAGCGCGCTGCAAGAGCTGGAAGCCGCAGGCCGCCCCGTGGCGCGCGTCGTGCCCGAATTCACTCCTGGCCCCACCGCCAGCGGCCAGTGCGAGCTGTACGCACTGGGCACCCCCGAGGACGCCTGGCTGGCCCTGACGGGCCACGGCACGGCCCTGGGCGTGACCGTCCTGCCGCTCTCGAGCGCCGCCATGGCCCTGGTCGGCACCGACACCACGCAAGAGCCGCCCCCCGTGCTGGCCGCCCCCGCCGTGGCCACACTGGCCGAGCAGGTGCTGGGCCGCCCGGTGCAGTTGTATACCGACAGCGACAACGCATTGCGCGCTGCGCGCACCCCCTGGGACCTGGCCCAGTTTGACCTGGCCAGCAGCGGCCGCACCCGCGCACTGCGCAAGGCGGGCGGCCTGGCTGGCGCCCTGCTGCGGGCACCGCAATGGCGCGCCGCACGCTGGGGCGCCGCGCTGCTGGCCGTGGCGCACCTGGCGGGCCTTAACGCTTGGGCCTGGCAGGAGCAAAAATCACTGGCCGCCAAGCAGGCAGGCGTGCGCAATGCGCTGACGCAGACCTTCCCGCAGGTCAAGGTCGTGGTCGATGCCCCGGTACAAATGGAGCGCGAACTGGCCCTGCTGCGCCAGGCGGCGGGCAGCACCTCGGCCCGCGACCTGGAGCCGCTGCTGTCTGCCGCCGCCCTGGCCCTGCCCCCCGCACAGCAGCCCACAGCCATCGACTACAGCGCCGGTGAACTGCGCCTGCGCGGCACCACACTCACGCCACAAGAGCTGACCGACGCCGCGAACACCGCACGCGCCAGCGGCTACAGCCTGCGCGCCGACGGCGACAGCCTGCTGGTACGCCCCGACACCACGCCATGAGCCGCAGCATGACCCCATCCTCCCCATCCGCCAGCGCCCTGCATGCCCGCTGGCAGGCCCTGGCCCCGCGCGAACAAAGCCTGCTGCTGGCCGCCAGCGCCGTGGTGGCCGTGGCGCTGCTGTGGTGGCTGGCACTGGCCCCCGCGCTGCACACCTTGCGCAGCGCCCCGGCCCGCCACGCCAGCCTGGACAAACAGCTCCAGCAGATGCAGGCCCTGCAGGCCGAGGCCTTGCAACTGCAAGCCCAGCCCCGCGCCAACGCCGACGACGCACAGCGCGCGCTGCAGGCCTCCGTGTCTGCCGCCTTGGGCGCCAGTGCGCGCCTGGTGCAAAGTGGCGACCGCGCCACCCTCACCCTCAAAGGCACACCGGCCGACGCACTGGCGGGCTGGTTGGCCCAGGCACGCAGCAATGCACGGGCCGTTCCCCAGGAAGTTCGCCTGGTGCGCAGCCCGGCGCCAGAATCGCGCACCGCCACAACGGCCAACACTGGCACACCGCCCGTGCGCTGGGATGGCAGCATCGTGCTGGCCCTGCCGCCACGCTGATTCCCCCTGATCACTCCTTGCCTGTCGCGATGCCTACCCTCCGCCGCCCCGCACGCCCCACCGGTAGTGCCACACGCTCGCCCTGGGCATGGGCGCTGGGCGGCATTCTGGTGGGCGCACTGCCCACGCTGGCGGTGTTTGCGCCGGCGCAGTGGCTTGCCGACGGCATCGCCCAGGCCAGCGGCCAGCGCGTGTTGCTGGCCGGGGTGCGCGGCACCGTCTGGACGGGTTCGGGCCAACTGGTGCTGACCGGCGGCCACGCCAGCCAGGACCAAGCCACCTTGCCCGGCCGGATCAGCTGGCGCCTGCGCCCTGCCTGGGGCGGCCTGCGTGCGCACATCGACGCCGCCTGCTGCACCCCTGCGCCCTTGCAGCTACAGGCCCAGGCCGGCTGGAATGGCGCGCGCATCACGGTGGCCGATGGCCAGAGCCATTGGCCTGCGGCCATGCTGGCGGGTCTGGGAACGCCCTGGAACACGCTGCAGCCCCAAGGCCAGCTCGCGCTGGAAACCCGGGGCCTGCAAGTGGACTGGGCCGCCGGGCGGATGGTGCTGGAGGGGCAGGCGCAACTCGACGCGCTGTCCATGTCGTCCCGCCTGTCCACGCTGCGCCCCATGGGCAGCTACCGCCTCACGCTACAAGGCGGGGCAACGCCCACGCTGGGCCTGCAGACCCTGCAGGGCGCCTTGCAGCTCTCGGGCAGCGGGCAATGGGTGGGCCAGCGCCTGCGCTTCACGGGCGAGGCCAGCGCCGTGCCGGAACGCGAAGGCGCACTGTCCAACCTGCTCAACATCATCGGGCGGCGCAACGGCGCACGCTCCCTCATTACGCTCGGTTAACCCTGGATACCGTATGACACCCCTGACCAAGCACCGCCTGCATTTTGCTATTACAACAATAGCTGCAAGCGCTTTGCTGGCAAGCGCCAGCGGCACAATTTATGCTCAAACGGCGCTGGACACCAGCACCGCCAGCGTGCGCCCCGGCGAGCCCGTGACGCTGAACTTTGCCAACGCCGAGATCGAAGCCGTGGCACGCACCATGGCCACCATCACCGGGCGCAATGTGGTGGTGGACCCGCGTGTGCGCGGACAGATCAACCTGGTGACCGAACGCGCCGTGCTCCCGGCTGCCGCCTTCCAGCAATTTTTGGCAGCGCTGCGCCTGCAAGGCTTTACGGTGGTCGAGGCGGCCGGGCTGTACAAGGTCGTGCCTGAGGCCGACGCCAAGCTGCAGGGTGGCAGTGTGAGCGTGGCCAAGGCGGGCAGCGCAGGCCCTGCGGGCGGGCAGATCGTCACGCAGATTTTCCGGCTCAACTACGAAAGCGCCAGCAACCTGGTGCCGGTGCTGCGCCCGCTCATCAGCCCGAACAACACCATCAACGCCAATCCGGGAACGAATGCGCTGGTCATCACCGACTATGCCGACAACCTGCAGCGCCTGGGCAAAATCATCGCGGCCATGGATGTCTCCAATGCCAGCGATGTGGAGATCATCCCGCTCAAGCACGCCATTGCCACCGACCTGGCGCCGCTGGTGGCGCGCCTGATCGATGCGGGCGCCACGCCCACCGCCGCCGCCGCACCGGGGCAGGCCGACACCTCCTTCAAGACCACACTGCTGGCCGAGCCGCACAGCAACGCCCTCATCCTGCGCGCCGCCAACCCGGCCCGCCTGGTGCAAGTGCGGGCCCTGGTAGAAAAACTCGACCAGCCGCCCGCACCCGGCAGCAGCGCCGCCAGCGGCAACATCCATGTGGTGTACCTGAAGAACGCCGACGCCACCAAGCTCGCGGCCACGCTGCGCGCCGCCCTATCGGCCGGCACGGGCAATGCACAGGCCAGCGCAGGCAGCAGCGTGGCACCCGCCAGCAGCACGTCCACGGGCGGTCTGAGCGCCATGGGCAGCGGCACCACCAGCGGCAGTTCCAGCGCGGCCGCAGGCAGTGGCCTGGGCGCGGGGGCATCGTCCTCCAGCACCAGCAGCAACCAGCCCTCCACCGGCGGGCAGATCCAGGCCGACCCCACCACCAACTCGCTCATCATCACCGCACCCGAGCCGCAATACCGCCAGCTGCGCACGGTCATCGACAAGCTCGATGGCCGCCGTGCGCAGGTGCTGGTCGAGAGCCTGATCGTCGAGGTCAACGCCAACAAGCTGACCGAGTTCGGCATCCAGTGGCAAAGCGTGATGGGCAAGCAAGGCGATGGCACCGTAGGGGTCATCGGCACCAATTCAGGCGCTGCCGGCGCCAACATCCTGGGCCTGACCACAGCGCTGGCCTCGGGCAACGCCACGGCCGTGGGCAGCGCTGTGGGCAAACTGGGGGGCGGGCTGAACCTGGCACTGGCCCCGCGCATAGCCGGTCAGTACTACCTGGGCGCGCTGGCCAACTTCCTGCAAAACAGCGGCGACGCCAACGTGCTTTCCACCCCCAACCTGATGACGCTGGACAACGAAGAGGCACGCATCATCATTGGCAACAACGTCCCCTTTGTCACCGGTTCGTATGCGAACACAGGCGGCAACAGCGGCGCGGTCAACCCCTTCACCACCGTGGAACGCAAGGACGTCGGCCTGATGCTGCGCGTGCGCCCGCAGATCAACGAGAACGGCACCGTCAAACTGGCGATCTACCAGGAGGTCTCCAAGATCGACGGCAACACCCTTAGCGACGTGAACGGCCCCACCACCAGCAAGCGCGCCATCGAGTCGAATGTACTGGTGGAAGACGGCAGCATCATCGTGCTCGGCGGCCTGCTGGAAGACAGCTATTCGCAGGCCGAGGACAAGGTGCCGGTGATGGGCGACATTCCGCTGCTGGGCGCCCTGTTCCGCAGCGAGAACCGCTCGCGCAAGAAGACCAACCTGATGGTGTTCCTGCGCCCCGTGGTGGTACGTGATGCGGCCACCAGCGATGCACTGATGCTCGACCGCTACGAATCCATCCGCGCACTGCAGCAGGTGGTGCAGCCCACCCCCAGTGCGGTGATGAACTCCATCTCCGGTGCGCCCGTGCTACCCGCCCTGCGCCCAGCGGCGCCCGATGCGCAGGTCTTCCCTGCCAACGCCAACTGAGACCCTGCCGATGCGCCACCCCCTGCCCTACGCCTTCGCCCGCAGCGCCCAGTTGCTGCTGGAGGACGACGGCCAGCAGCTCGTGCTCTGGCATGGCCCCACGCCGGACGCGGCCGCTCTCAGCGAGGTGCTGCGCAAGCACGCCGTGCGGCAATTGCAGCCGCTCGATGCGCACGCGCTCGCCCAGCGCATCAGTGCGGCCTATGCGCAGGGCGAATCGAGCGCGGCCACGGTAGTGAGCGAGGTCGAGTCTGACGCCGACCTCTCGCGCATGATGCAGGAGCTTCCCGCCGTGGAAGACCTGCTGGAAGCCGCTGACGATGCCCCCATCATCCGCATGCTCAACGCCCTGCTCACGCAGGCCGCACGCGACGGCGCGAGCGACATCCACATCGAGCCCTACGAGCGGCATTCGAGCGTGCGTTTTCGCGTTGATGGCACGCTGCGCGAGGTGGTGCAGCCCAACCGTGCGCTGCACGCCGCCCTGATCAGCCGCCTGAAGATCATGGCGGACCTCGACATTTCAGAAAAACGCCTGCCGCAGGACGGCCGCATCAGCCTGCGCCTGGGTACACGCGCGATCGACGTGCGCGTCTCTACCCTGCCCAGCGCCCACGGCGAGCGGGCCGTGCTGCGCCTGCTGGACAAGAGCGAAGCCAAGCTGAGCCTGGAGGCTGTGGGCATGCAGGGCGACACACTGCGGCGCTTTACGGGCCTGATCGGCCAGCCCCACGGCATCGTGCTCGTCACCGGCCCCACGGGCTCGGGCAAGACCACCACGCTGTACGCCGCGCTCACCCGGCTGGATGCGATGCGCAACAACATCATGACGGTGGAAGACCCGATCGAGTACGAGCTGCCCGGCGTGGGCCAGACGCAGGTCAACAGCAAGATCGACCTCACCTTTGCCAAGGCCCTGCGCGCCATCCTGCGCCAGGACCCGGATGTGATCATGATCGGCGAAATCCGCGACTTCGAGACCGCGCAAATCGCCATCCAGGCCAGCCTGACCGGCCACCTGGTACTGGCCACCCTGCACACCAACGACGCCGCCAGCGCCGTCACGCGCCTGACCGACATGGGCGTGGAGCCGTTCCTGCTGTCAAGCTCGCTGCTGGGGGTGCTGGCGCAGCGCCTGGTGCGCAAGACCTGCAAGGCCTGCCAGGGCGCAGGCTGCGAGGTCTGCGGACTCACCGGCTATGCGGGGCGCACGGGCGTTTTCGAGTTGCTGACGACCACCGACGCCATCCGCGCCCAGATCCACAACAAGGCCTCCGAGGCCGATATCCGCGCAGCCGCCCAGGCCGATGGCATGCAGTTGATGCGAGACGATGGCGAACGCCTGATCCGCGAAGGCATCACCAGCCGCGAGGAAGTGTTGCGGGTCACGCGGGATTGAGCTTTTAGTGTTTTTGGGCTCTGACGCTTATAGATTAAGCGCTAATAGCTATTGTTTTTATAGCTACCGACATGCCTTTGCAGCGGGCGGAGGCCGGGAGTCGCCCGGCGTGCGAGTAACTTTCTTTCGCGTCGCCGAAAAAAGTCACCAAAGAAAGGGCGCCCCTGCAGGCTGCGTCCCTGCGCTTCGCTACGGGCAACCTGCGTCCAGCGGGGTCTCCTGAAGGGAACCCTGGGATCGGGCATCCACCCGGGCCATTGCTGCGCTCGGCCCCGAGAGGGTAGCGGCGCTACGCGCCGCGCAAGTCAGGCCGAGCGCAGCAATGGCCCGTTTGGGGCTTCCAACCCCCTTCTGGCTACGCCTGCGGCGGGGTGCTTGCGGGGTGGCGGGTGTGCCGCAGGACACACCCGCTTCGTGATCTGACTCGCCGCATTTGTCTGAACGCAGCTGCGCAGCAGCGTAGTGAGTTATGCGGCGCACCCCGCAAGCACCCCGGCGCAGGTGTGCCCCGCAGGGGCCGCAGGCTGTGGGGCGCGTTTCTTTGCCTCCTTTCTTGTCGCGCACAAGAAAGGAGGTCGCCCGCCGGGGCGAGTCCCGGCCTCCGACCTCAAACAAGAAAACAGAGGCAACAGAGACACATCACAATCGCACCGGAATCCCCCGCTCCCGCATATGCCGCTTGGCCTGCTCCACCGTGTACTCGCCGTAGTGGAAAATGCTGGCGGCCAGCACCGCGTCGGCGCCGCCGATCTGGATGCCGTCGGCCAGGTGGTCCAGGTCGCCCACGCCGCCCGAGGCGATCACGGGCACATCCACCGCGTCGCTCACGGCGCGTGTCAGCGCCAGGTCAAAGCCGGCCTTGGTGCCGTCGCGGTCCATGCTGGTGAGCAAAATCTCGCCCGCGCCGCGCCGCGCCATCTCCATGGCCCACTGCACGGCGTCCAGCCCAGTGTTCTTGCGCCCACCGTGGCTGAACACATCCCAACCAGCGCCCACGGGCTGGCCATCAAGGCCCAGGCGGGCCTGCTCCTCAACGCTGCGGCGCTTGGCGTCGATGGCCACCACGATGCACTGCGCGCCGTATTTGCTCGATGCCGCGTTGATGACCTCGGGGTTGGCAATGGCGGCCGAGTTGAAGCTGGTCTTGTCGGCCCCGGCGTTGAGCAGGCGGCGCACATCGTCCACGGTGCGCACGCCCCCGCCCACGGTCAGCGGGATGAAGACCTGGCTGGCCACGGCCTCGATGATGTGCAGGATCAGGTCGCGCCCGTCGCTGGTGGCGGTGATGTCGAGAAAGGTCAGCTCATCCGCCCCCTGGGCGTTGTAGCGCGCGGCGATCTCCACCGGGTCGCCGGCATCGCGCAGTTCGACAAAGTTGACGCCCTTGACGACGCGGCCACCGGTCACGTCAAGGCAGGGAATGATGCGTTTGGCAAGCATGGCGCTGGAAATCCGGGTGTTGAAGACAAGGCCCGCAAGATACCATGGCCCGCGCAATGCGCACGGAGCACTATGAATAAGTGAGCTGCTTGCGCTTGTTGATATTGATTTTCAAATTATTTTCATATTGAAACTCAATACCATCAAGCGCCACAAGCTATTATTAAGATAGCATCAAGACATCTGCAGGCTGCGCGCCACACCGTCCTGCCATCGCCAGGCGTCCTGGCACATGCGCTCTGTGCCAAGGCGCGCTTTCCAGCCCAGCAGGCGCTCGGCCAGCGAGGGGTCGGCCCAACATGCAGCCACATCCCCAGGGCGGCGCGCCACCACCTGGTAGGGCACCGGGCGGCCGCTGGCCTGCTCGAAGCCGCGCACCATCTCCAGCACCGACACGGGCCGGCCCGTTCCCAGGTTCACCGTCAGCAGGCCCGGGTGCTGGCGCAGGTAGCGCAGCGCGGCCACATGGCCGTCTGCCAGGTCGCAGACGTGGATGTAATCACGCACACCGGTGCCGTCGGGGGTGGGGTAGTCATTGCCATAGACGCTCAAGCACGCGCGCTGCCCAGCGGCCACTTGCGCCACGTAGGGCAGCAGGTTGTTGGGCACGTCCTGCGGGTCTTCGCCGATCAGGCCGCTCTCATGTGCGCCCACGGGGTTGAAGTAGCGCAGCCGCGCGATGCGCCATTGACCGGGCTGGGCAGCGTCCACATCGGCCAGCATTTGCTCCATCATGAGCTTGCTCCAGCCATAGGGATTGGTAGCCGAGAGCGGAAAGTCTTCACGGATCGGCAGGCTGGCCGGTTCGCCATACACCGTGGCCGATGACGAAAACACCAGGCTGCGCACCTGCGCGGCCTGCATGGCACGCAGCAGTGTCAACGTGCCTGCCACGTTGTTGTCGTAATAGCGCAGTGGCTCACGCACCGACTCACCCACGGCCTTGAGCCCCGCGAAGTGCACCACCGCCGTCACGGGGTGCTGGGCGAACACTTTCTCCAGCAGCGCGCCATCGCGCACATCCCCTTCGACATACTGAGGAGCGATCCCAGTGATGCGTTCGACGCGCTCCAGCACCGATGGGCGGCTGTTGCTGAAGTTGTCGAGCACCAGATACTTCTCTGCGGCCGCAGCCAGTGCCACGCAGGTGTGCGATCCGATATAGCCAGCGCCCCCAGTCACCAGAATCATGGGCGGGCTCCTTGGCGCAGCGACTGCAATACGGGTGCGGGAACGGGTATTTTTTTCATAATTTTTGACTACTAATTTAAATACGATTTAATAGTGTAGCTATCAACTCTTTCCTAAAATCCACTGTGACATTTTGATACTGCCACGCATGCTGGCACCATCCACGCTCTATGTCGCGCTGCGTTTGGGAATCCCCGTTTCGCTGCCCTCTCCTTGCAGCAGCGTTGGTGGTCCGAATTTTTCTGTTCCCATTGATTTCACAACGCCATGTTCGCGCGACGGATGACCACTGCCTCAAAACTTGCCCTCTGGTGCGCGCTGTGCCTTGCGGCGTGTCTGTGGCCGCTGGCATCCCGGGCAACGCCGGCGGTGGCGCTGTACTACGGCCACAGCACGCCGCTGACGGACTTTCGGGCATTCGACATGCTGGTGGTCGAGCCCGACCACGAAAAAACCCCGCCACGGTTGCCCGGCACGGACCTGTACGCCTACGTATCGGTCGCAGAGGTACAGGCGTCGCGCCCCTATTACGCGGATATTCCAGCGCAATGGAAGCTGGCGCGCAACGGCCACTGGAAATCAGACGTCATCGACCAGACGCCCCCCGAGTGGGCTGATTTTTTTGCCCGCCGCGTGATTGCGCCTTTATGGGAGCGCGGTTACCGGGGTTTCTTCCTGGACACGCTCGACTCCTACCGCCTGGCCACCCGCTTTGACGAGAAGGCCCAGCAGCGGGGGCTGGTGCGCGTCATCGAAACCCTGCACCAGCGCTTTCCCGGCATCAAGCTGGTGCTCAACCGGGGTTTTGAGATCGTGCCGCAGGTACGCGACAAGATCCAGATGGTGGCAGCTGAATCGCTGTACCAGGGCTGGAACGCCAGCACCCAACGTTACGAAGAAGTGAGCGAAGCCAACCGGGCCTGGCTGCTGGACCAGCTGCGCGCCATCCGGGACCAGGAGCGCCTGCCGGTGCTCGTCATCGACTATGTCTCCCCCCAGGATCGCACCCTCACCCGCGCCACGGCGGCCCGCATCCAGGCCGAGGGCTTCATTCCCTGGGTGACCGACAGCGCGCTGGAGACCATGGGCATCGGCAGCATTGAAGCGGTGCCGCGGCGCATTCTCATCGTTTACAACAGCGCAGAATCGCCGTCGCTGAACTATTCCAACGCCCACCGCTACCTGCAGATGCCGATCAACCACATGGGTTACATCGCAGAGTATGCGGACGCACTCCAGCCCTTGCCCGACAACATCTTGCGCGACCGGTATGCAGGGATAGCAACCTGGTTCGCTGGCTATCTCCCCGAAGGCCGACGCAAGGCCGTAGGCCAATGGTTGCAAGATCGCATGGACGAGGGTATGCCCTTGGCGATCGTCGGCGACATCGGCCAGTCTCCCGATCGCCAGTGG is part of the Simplicispira sp. 125 genome and encodes:
- the gspN gene encoding type II secretion system protein N, with protein sequence MPTLRRPARPTGSATRSPWAWALGGILVGALPTLAVFAPAQWLADGIAQASGQRVLLAGVRGTVWTGSGQLVLTGGHASQDQATLPGRISWRLRPAWGGLRAHIDAACCTPAPLQLQAQAGWNGARITVADGQSHWPAAMLAGLGTPWNTLQPQGQLALETRGLQVDWAAGRMVLEGQAQLDALSMSSRLSTLRPMGSYRLTLQGGATPTLGLQTLQGALQLSGSGQWVGQRLRFTGEASAVPEREGALSNLLNIIGRRNGARSLITLG
- the gspM gene encoding type II secretion system protein GspM, with product MTPSSPSASALHARWQALAPREQSLLLAASAVVAVALLWWLALAPALHTLRSAPARHASLDKQLQQMQALQAEALQLQAQPRANADDAQRALQASVSAALGASARLVQSGDRATLTLKGTPADALAGWLAQARSNARAVPQEVRLVRSPAPESRTATTANTGTPPVRWDGSIVLALPPR
- the gspL gene encoding type II secretion system protein GspL, whose amino-acid sequence is MSTLILTLPLARSGTATEYRYTLSPDGHSASRHANARASLLPAMGRASEVVAVVPAQALSWQRVSLPPGIGLQAPRLRAVLDGLLEERLLDDPAQLHFALEPGAKPGAPAWVAICDRAWLRSALQELEAAGRPVARVVPEFTPGPTASGQCELYALGTPEDAWLALTGHGTALGVTVLPLSSAAMALVGTDTTQEPPPVLAAPAVATLAEQVLGRPVQLYTDSDNALRAARTPWDLAQFDLASSGRTRALRKAGGLAGALLRAPQWRAARWGAALLAVAHLAGLNAWAWQEQKSLAAKQAGVRNALTQTFPQVKVVVDAPVQMERELALLRQAAGSTSARDLEPLLSAAALALPPAQQPTAIDYSAGELRLRGTTLTPQELTDAANTARASGYSLRADGDSLLVRPDTTP
- the hisF gene encoding imidazole glycerol phosphate synthase subunit HisF, translating into MLAKRIIPCLDVTGGRVVKGVNFVELRDAGDPVEIAARYNAQGADELTFLDITATSDGRDLILHIIEAVASQVFIPLTVGGGVRTVDDVRRLLNAGADKTSFNSAAIANPEVINAASSKYGAQCIVVAIDAKRRSVEEQARLGLDGQPVGAGWDVFSHGGRKNTGLDAVQWAMEMARRGAGEILLTSMDRDGTKAGFDLALTRAVSDAVDVPVIASGGVGDLDHLADGIQIGGADAVLAASIFHYGEYTVEQAKRHMRERGIPVRL
- the galE gene encoding UDP-glucose 4-epimerase GalE, yielding MILVTGGAGYIGSHTCVALAAAAEKYLVLDNFSNSRPSVLERVERITGIAPQYVEGDVRDGALLEKVFAQHPVTAVVHFAGLKAVGESVREPLRYYDNNVAGTLTLLRAMQAAQVRSLVFSSSATVYGEPASLPIREDFPLSATNPYGWSKLMMEQMLADVDAAQPGQWRIARLRYFNPVGAHESGLIGEDPQDVPNNLLPYVAQVAAGQRACLSVYGNDYPTPDGTGVRDYIHVCDLADGHVAALRYLRQHPGLLTVNLGTGRPVSVLEMVRGFEQASGRPVPYQVVARRPGDVAACWADPSLAERLLGWKARLGTERMCQDAWRWQDGVARSLQMS
- the gspE gene encoding type II secretion system ATPase GspE; translated protein: MRHPLPYAFARSAQLLLEDDGQQLVLWHGPTPDAAALSEVLRKHAVRQLQPLDAHALAQRISAAYAQGESSAATVVSEVESDADLSRMMQELPAVEDLLEAADDAPIIRMLNALLTQAARDGASDIHIEPYERHSSVRFRVDGTLREVVQPNRALHAALISRLKIMADLDISEKRLPQDGRISLRLGTRAIDVRVSTLPSAHGERAVLRLLDKSEAKLSLEAVGMQGDTLRRFTGLIGQPHGIVLVTGPTGSGKTTTLYAALTRLDAMRNNIMTVEDPIEYELPGVGQTQVNSKIDLTFAKALRAILRQDPDVIMIGEIRDFETAQIAIQASLTGHLVLATLHTNDAASAVTRLTDMGVEPFLLSSSLLGVLAQRLVRKTCKACQGAGCEVCGLTGYAGRTGVFELLTTTDAIRAQIHNKASEADIRAAAQADGMQLMRDDGERLIREGITSREEVLRVTRD
- the gspD gene encoding type II secretion system secretin GspD; the protein is MTPLTKHRLHFAITTIAASALLASASGTIYAQTALDTSTASVRPGEPVTLNFANAEIEAVARTMATITGRNVVVDPRVRGQINLVTERAVLPAAAFQQFLAALRLQGFTVVEAAGLYKVVPEADAKLQGGSVSVAKAGSAGPAGGQIVTQIFRLNYESASNLVPVLRPLISPNNTINANPGTNALVITDYADNLQRLGKIIAAMDVSNASDVEIIPLKHAIATDLAPLVARLIDAGATPTAAAAPGQADTSFKTTLLAEPHSNALILRAANPARLVQVRALVEKLDQPPAPGSSAASGNIHVVYLKNADATKLAATLRAALSAGTGNAQASAGSSVAPASSTSTGGLSAMGSGTTSGSSSAAAGSGLGAGASSSSTSSNQPSTGGQIQADPTTNSLIITAPEPQYRQLRTVIDKLDGRRAQVLVESLIVEVNANKLTEFGIQWQSVMGKQGDGTVGVIGTNSGAAGANILGLTTALASGNATAVGSAVGKLGGGLNLALAPRIAGQYYLGALANFLQNSGDANVLSTPNLMTLDNEEARIIIGNNVPFVTGSYANTGGNSGAVNPFTTVERKDVGLMLRVRPQINENGTVKLAIYQEVSKIDGNTLSDVNGPTTSKRAIESNVLVEDGSIIVLGGLLEDSYSQAEDKVPVMGDIPLLGALFRSENRSRKKTNLMVFLRPVVVRDAATSDALMLDRYESIRALQQVVQPTPSAVMNSISGAPVLPALRPAAPDAQVFPANAN